The nucleotide sequence TTTTCTACTAGGCTATATGTAAATCCGTCGAGAGCAAGCTTAACCGACCACGAAGACATTGCTCTTGCATAATGATGACCGCACTCCACTTCGTTCCAGGGATTTCTATTGTAACCAGCGTATCTGTCGCGTGTAGCTTTCACGATTGCAAGGCCTTCTTCAATCCAGCCTTCGTATATTAAATGAGCGGCTACCTGATATTCAATGCCCGTCCAGACCTCGTCAGAATATACGAAAGGTAGCGCAGGACGGTTTCCGTGCGGCCATGTGCACAGCAAAAGTCCGGCTTCGTCATTCAACGCGTACACCCTCTGGACATTTGGAAAATTTCCTACGGATGATAGGAAATTGTTGTCGAAAATGGATTTGAGCGCGGTCCGTACCTGATATGGGTCTAGCAAGTATCCCAACCCGGCAACATGAGCTGCCCATTGGCCAAGAAGCTGGTCAGACAAACACCCTTCGCCATATTGATACTTCGGCATAATATCGCCATTACCTAAAGCGGCTGCAGGACCTCCTGGTGATTGCTTACATGGGCAAGATGGCTCGCTAATTTTAGGGGTTTTCAGGTTGTCTGGGACTTCTACGCCATCGATTAACATAACCTTTTGGATATAATATTCGCCATTCCATAGCTCAGACTCAACTTTTGACCGCCCGCTCTCGTAGATGGCGCGATACTCTTCCGCCTTTTCAGTTTCGCCGAGGTAGCGAGCTATTTCCTCGCAAGCTCGAAGAGCACCAAGGTACATGGCAGTGCACATTGTATTGGGACCAAAGAACTCTATGTCGTAGGTGTTGTGTTGCTCTCCCTCCATGACGCCATCCTTGTTGGGATCCCATAGGGAATCGTGGCTACGGTCGCCCTCCCTGGCTGGAGGAGCCATCTTTTCCCTTGTCATCGTCCAAGCATATTCCAAAGCAAGCTTGACCTTTGGCCAAATCTCTCTGAGGAACTCGTCGTCGCCTGAGAGCTGCCAGTCGCGGTAAACTTGAATAATGGTGCCCATTTGGCCATCAGCACAAGGCTTAAAATTCCATATTTCTGAGCCTCTTGGCAGCTTTGTACGAAAGCCCATGTGGCCTGTTTTGCGAGTGTTATAGAGGAATTCAGTTTGCCGCATGGTGCGTTCGAGTTGCGGGAATAAAAATGCTACCGCCTGTTCATAGTTCCAAACATGGGTGCAGTTGCCGGGGCAGCAACCGCCTTTATCGCGGCAACCCTCCCATCCGTAAAAGCTGCCGTCTTCTAAAAGGAAGCATGTGCACGAGCGCATGATGCTCGCCTGAGATGTTATAGCGTCGAGAACGTGTGCAGGCAGAGTGCTGTTGAAGATTGCCCTACGCCATAGCTCTGTTTCTCCTTTGAGGCGTTCAAAATTTTTTGCAACATATTCAGCAACTCCCCATGCATCGTCAAACTGTGCACCTGGATATGTTTTAAAAGGTTTTGGGTTCTGCAGTCCCTCCGGAGGCCAGGGATTCGCCATCATTGGAAATAGCCAAGTGAGAAATATGGGCATTGTAACCGATCCGTTAGGTGGAATTTCAGCGTGTAAAACCAGCGATGAAACATCGGCAACACTAGGCGTGGGATCGGAATCCATCACTTCGGTAATGCGGCCGTCAGTGGAGAAGTCGTCCCAGAAAATGTGGCAC is from Armatimonadota bacterium and encodes:
- a CDS encoding GH116 family glycosyl hydrolase; its protein translation is MGKIPYKHSELTRIGEQRTFEGEATSEIAFPLGGIGTGTISLGGRGNLRDFEVMNQAAKGTVWPFTFFALWAKEEKGKPVAKVLEGRVPPPYRSGFGEPQAQLLGLPRFRGASFKGEYPVANLKLSDPDIMVNVSLVAWNPFIPLNIKDSAIPVAIFEWTFSNPNDKPVSISLAASISNPLIARDENGNPTSAGSLNAFKSTGNLRGIFLTHPKANPASPEYGTVAISTTWNDLDIQTHWYRGGWWDKCHIFWDDFSTDGRITEVMDSDPTPSVADVSSLVLHAEIPPNGSVTMPIFLTWLFPMMANPWPPEGLQNPKPFKTYPGAQFDDAWGVAEYVAKNFERLKGETELWRRAIFNSTLPAHVLDAITSQASIMRSCTCFLLEDGSFYGWEGCRDKGGCCPGNCTHVWNYEQAVAFLFPQLERTMRQTEFLYNTRKTGHMGFRTKLPRGSEIWNFKPCADGQMGTIIQVYRDWQLSGDDEFLREIWPKVKLALEYAWTMTREKMAPPAREGDRSHDSLWDPNKDGVMEGEQHNTYDIEFFGPNTMCTAMYLGALRACEEIARYLGETEKAEEYRAIYESGRSKVESELWNGEYYIQKVMLIDGVEVPDNLKTPKISEPSCPCKQSPGGPAAALGNGDIMPKYQYGEGCLSDQLLGQWAAHVAGLGYLLDPYQVRTALKSIFDNNFLSSVGNFPNVQRVYALNDEAGLLLCTWPHGNRPALPFVYSDEVWTGIEYQVAAHLIYEGWIEEGLAIVKATRDRYAGYNRNPWNEVECGHHYARAMSSWSVKLALDGFTYSLVEKRLGFAPKLNPENYSTVWNTGTGWGIYSQDLGNGVFTFEVLYGSQQLSRLDIADLPQTDIAINGPDGMVSAHIEGQSVLFDKPITLKAGEKLVITAC